The following are encoded together in the Parabacteroides chongii genome:
- the mfd gene encoding transcription-repair coupling factor produces the protein MEVQELLKIFAAHPQITALDTLLNGNTSNNIFLKGLNGSGAAMMIASLFLKRRGSYVCVLNDQEEAGYFYHDLMQLTASNDIYFFPSAYRRAIKYGHIDPANEILRTEVLSVLQDPEAPFVIVTYPDALAEKVISREDLKQNTLKISVREKLDNMFVSDVLDEYGFKQVDYVYEPGQYAIRGSILDVFSFSYEFPYRIDFFGSEVETIRTFDVETQLSKEKLDSIYIVPEMNKSNRTNTLLLDSLPPKTLLATKDLAWTKERIDSLWNEEPVVGDEESFTDISKMRAKLVTGDDFLRAALNFRRIHFGVRPTGVADATLTFSTQAQPIYHKNFEMVSESFRNYLESGYTIYILSDVEKQATRIRAIFEDRGEDIPFTSVNKTVHEGFADDTLRICLFTDHQLFDRFHKFNLKSEKARSGKLTLSLKELNQFTTGDYIVHIDHGVGQFGGLVRTEVNGKIQEVIKLIYQNNDIIFVSIHSLHKLSKYKGKDSGEPPKLNKLGTGAWEKMKEKTKKKVKDIARDLILLYSQRKQEKGFSYSPDSFMQHELEASFIYEDTPDQMKATSEVKEDMESARPMDRLICGDVGFGKTEVAVRAAFKAVSDNKQVAVLVPTTVLAFQHFQTFSERLKDFPCKIDYISRARTTAQIKATLKEVADGQVNILIGTHRIVSKDVKFKDLGLLIIDEEQKFGVSVKEKLRQMKVNVDTLTMTATPIPRTLQFSLMGARDLSSITTPPPNRYPVQTEVERFNPDIIREAINFEMSRNGQVFFINNRIQNIYEIETLVRREVPDARVAVGHGQMEPEKLEKIILDFVNYEYDVLIATSIVESGIDVPNANTIIINNAQQFGLSDLHQLRGRVGRSNRKAFCYLLSPPLSSLTQEARRRLQAIENFSELGSGIHIAMQDLDIRGAGNMLGAEQSGFIADLGYETYQKILEEAVDELKSEEFADLYADSEEGKRDSGSEYVRETYIESDLELMFPPTYIPNDSERISLYRELDKMEEERDILAFTERLKDRFGKIPKEGKELIRIVRLRRMAKKLGMEKLVLKKGQMSIFLINNPDSPYYQSEAFDKLLAFIQKHPRECNLRDQNGKRSIVIKNVRTVETACALVEEIEKS, from the coding sequence ATGGAGGTACAAGAATTACTTAAGATATTTGCCGCCCATCCACAAATAACCGCATTAGATACCCTTTTGAACGGTAATACGTCAAACAATATATTCCTCAAAGGGCTAAACGGTTCGGGCGCAGCAATGATGATCGCTTCTCTTTTTTTAAAAAGAAGGGGAAGCTATGTGTGCGTGCTTAACGACCAGGAAGAAGCCGGTTACTTCTATCACGACCTGATGCAACTGACCGCAAGCAATGATATTTACTTTTTCCCGTCCGCTTACCGGCGTGCAATCAAATACGGACATATCGATCCGGCAAACGAAATACTTCGCACGGAAGTGCTCAGCGTGCTCCAGGATCCGGAAGCTCCGTTCGTGATCGTCACCTATCCCGATGCGCTGGCGGAAAAAGTGATTTCGCGTGAGGACCTGAAACAGAACACACTGAAGATAAGCGTCAGGGAGAAGCTGGATAATATGTTCGTATCCGATGTACTGGACGAGTATGGCTTCAAGCAGGTCGATTATGTATACGAGCCGGGGCAGTATGCCATACGCGGCAGTATCCTGGACGTGTTCTCTTTTTCATACGAGTTTCCTTATCGTATCGACTTCTTCGGAAGCGAGGTGGAAACGATCCGTACGTTCGATGTAGAGACGCAGTTGTCCAAAGAGAAACTGGACAGTATCTATATCGTGCCGGAGATGAATAAAAGCAACCGGACGAATACGTTATTGCTGGATTCACTGCCTCCGAAAACCCTGCTGGCGACGAAAGACCTGGCATGGACCAAAGAGCGTATCGACAGTTTGTGGAACGAAGAACCCGTTGTCGGTGATGAAGAATCGTTCACCGACATCAGTAAGATGCGTGCCAAACTGGTTACCGGAGATGATTTTCTGCGGGCAGCACTGAACTTCCGCCGGATACATTTCGGGGTGCGCCCGACCGGCGTAGCGGATGCCACCCTCACATTCAGCACACAGGCACAACCCATTTATCATAAGAATTTCGAAATGGTGAGCGAGTCTTTCCGGAATTATCTGGAGAGCGGCTATACAATCTATATATTAAGCGACGTAGAAAAGCAGGCGACACGTATCCGCGCCATCTTCGAAGACCGGGGGGAAGACATTCCTTTTACTTCGGTCAACAAGACGGTACACGAAGGGTTTGCCGACGATACATTGCGTATCTGCCTCTTTACGGATCACCAGCTCTTCGACCGTTTCCATAAGTTCAACCTGAAAAGTGAGAAGGCACGGAGCGGAAAGCTCACCCTGTCGCTGAAAGAACTGAACCAATTCACAACCGGCGATTACATCGTGCATATCGACCACGGTGTCGGACAGTTCGGCGGACTGGTACGCACCGAGGTAAACGGCAAGATACAGGAAGTGATCAAGCTGATCTATCAGAACAACGATATTATCTTCGTCAGCATACACTCGCTGCACAAATTATCCAAATACAAGGGGAAGGACAGCGGCGAGCCGCCCAAGCTGAACAAGCTGGGAACCGGTGCCTGGGAGAAGATGAAGGAGAAGACCAAGAAGAAAGTCAAGGACATTGCCCGCGACCTGATCCTTCTTTATTCCCAGCGCAAACAGGAAAAAGGTTTCTCTTACTCTCCGGACAGTTTCATGCAACATGAGCTGGAGGCAAGCTTCATTTACGAAGATACGCCCGACCAGATGAAAGCAACCAGCGAGGTGAAGGAGGACATGGAAAGTGCCCGCCCGATGGACCGCTTGATTTGTGGTGACGTTGGTTTCGGGAAGACCGAGGTGGCGGTACGTGCAGCATTCAAGGCGGTATCCGACAATAAACAAGTGGCGGTATTGGTGCCGACAACGGTACTTGCTTTCCAGCATTTCCAAACATTCTCGGAACGATTGAAAGATTTCCCCTGCAAGATCGATTATATCAGCCGGGCAAGGACAACGGCGCAAATCAAAGCGACATTGAAAGAGGTTGCCGACGGCCAGGTGAACATTCTGATCGGTACGCACCGCATCGTCAGCAAGGATGTCAAGTTCAAAGACCTGGGATTGCTTATCATTGACGAGGAACAGAAGTTCGGCGTATCCGTTAAGGAAAAACTCCGTCAGATGAAAGTGAATGTGGATACGCTGACGATGACGGCAACGCCTATTCCGCGAACATTGCAGTTCTCGTTGATGGGTGCCCGCGACCTGAGCAGCATCACGACTCCCCCACCCAACCGTTATCCGGTACAGACGGAAGTAGAACGTTTCAATCCGGACATCATCCGCGAAGCCATCAACTTCGAGATGAGCCGTAACGGACAGGTATTCTTTATAAATAACCGCATTCAGAACATTTACGAAATAGAGACGCTGGTCCGTCGGGAAGTGCCGGATGCCCGCGTGGCAGTCGGACACGGACAGATGGAGCCGGAGAAACTGGAGAAGATCATCCTCGACTTCGTCAACTACGAATATGATGTGCTGATCGCTACCAGTATCGTGGAAAGCGGCATCGATGTACCGAATGCCAACACCATCATCATCAACAACGCACAGCAGTTCGGCTTGTCCGACCTGCATCAGTTGCGCGGCCGTGTGGGACGAAGCAACCGCAAGGCGTTCTGTTACCTGCTCTCTCCGCCTCTGTCCTCATTGACTCAGGAGGCACGCCGCCGTCTGCAGGCGATCGAGAATTTTTCCGAACTGGGAAGCGGTATTCATATTGCCATGCAGGACCTCGACATTCGTGGGGCGGGTAATATGCTGGGGGCTGAACAAAGCGGCTTCATCGCCGACCTCGGATATGAAACGTATCAGAAAATCCTGGAAGAGGCAGTCGATGAACTGAAGAGCGAAGAGTTTGCCGACCTGTATGCCGACTCGGAAGAAGGGAAACGAGATTCGGGCAGCGAATATGTCCGTGAAACCTATATTGAAAGCGATCTGGAACTGATGTTTCCTCCTACTTATATCCCTAACGACTCGGAGCGTATTTCGCTGTATCGCGAACTGGATAAAATGGAAGAGGAACGGGATATACTGGCTTTCACGGAACGGCTGAAAGACCGTTTCGGCAAGATACCGAAAGAGGGTAAAGAGTTGATCCGCATCGTCCGTCTCCGCCGGATGGCAAAGAAGCTGGGTATGGAAAAACTGGTTCTGAAGAAGGGGCAGATGAGTATCTTCCTGATCAACAATCCGGACAGTCCGTACTATCAGAGCGAGGCTTTCGACAAGTTGCTCGCTTTTATCCAGAAACATCCGCGCGAGTGCAACCTCCGCGATCAGAACGGCAAGCGCAGCATCGTGATAAAGAATGTCCGCACAGTAGAAACCGCCTGCGCATTAGTGGAAGAAATAGAAAAATCATAA
- a CDS encoding polyprenol monophosphomannose synthase produces the protein MSDSIVIIPTYNEKENVENIIRAVFGLEKEFHILIIDDGSPDGTADIVKRLQKEFPERLFMVERQGKLGLGTAYICGFKWAIEHKYDFVFEMDADFSHNPNDLPKLYAACTEQGGDVAIGSRYSNGVNVVNWPLGRVLMSYYASVYVRFVTGMKIQDTTAGFKCYRREVLETIDLDHIHFKGYAFQIEMKFTAYKCGFKLVEVPIIFINRVLGTSKMNSSIFGEALFGVLKLKWWSFFRKYPQKK, from the coding sequence ATGTCAGACAGTATTGTTATTATTCCTACCTACAACGAGAAAGAGAATGTTGAGAATATTATCCGTGCGGTGTTTGGGTTGGAGAAAGAATTTCATATTTTGATTATAGATGACGGCTCACCCGACGGGACAGCAGATATTGTGAAACGTTTGCAGAAAGAGTTCCCCGAACGTCTTTTCATGGTAGAAAGACAAGGAAAGCTGGGATTGGGTACTGCCTACATTTGCGGCTTCAAGTGGGCTATCGAACATAAATACGATTTTGTCTTCGAGATGGATGCCGACTTCAGCCATAATCCGAACGATCTTCCGAAACTATATGCAGCCTGTACGGAGCAGGGCGGGGATGTGGCTATCGGTTCACGTTACAGTAATGGCGTGAATGTGGTAAACTGGCCGCTGGGACGTGTGCTGATGTCTTATTATGCATCGGTCTATGTCCGTTTTGTTACAGGTATGAAGATACAGGATACGACGGCGGGCTTCAAATGCTATCGCCGGGAAGTGCTCGAAACGATAGACCTCGATCATATTCATTTCAAGGGATACGCTTTTCAGATAGAGATGAAGTTCACGGCTTATAAGTGCGGCTTCAAACTGGTTGAAGTGCCGATCATCTTTATTAACCGTGTACTGGGAACATCGAAGATGAACTCTTCTATTTTCGGCGAAGCCTTGTTTGGTGTGCTTAAACTGAAATGGTGGAGCTTCTTCCGTAAGTATCCGCAGAAGAAATAG
- a CDS encoding polysaccharide lyase family 8 super-sandwich domain-containing protein, with protein MRLLTNTFLLAAFLFLPVKVFSQTPQEELEKIRQNYTQSLIDSNNESDLLNRILASIPPETEMSDQVVVELHQRYPFNLDNIKKYMDSIREDGSWADINYNDTKRSGWDAKKHADRVLELAKLYHAEGPSCTWSPRFSTVIHQALDYWFRTKPVCKNWWYNEIGIPKTFGPAFLLLRTQMRPDELKEAVKVMDNARFGMTGQNKVWLAGNVLMKGLLLDDYELVKAARDTIVSEITTEREEGIKSDWSFHQHGPQQQFGNYGLAYLGEMSFYSGLFAGTSFALNAEQQSILNNLLTEGYRWIIWRGYMDVNALDRQLFHNAPIHKALAIGNAANSLKKGSAPADVSKLDAFLNDNFPPQSSEEASFTGQKHFWDSDQTVHRAPKWMASVKMASERVIGTELVNEDNLKGFYMGDGATYIYRHGDEYLNVFPFWDWRKIPGITSYETDAPVPSPRKYGAHTRNESAFVGGVTDGGTGMTAMVVNRDGVHARKAWVMTDDYVLCLGAGIKTDSTLSLTTSVDQRKKRGELSYFQNNRWHTVNGTFKSNGKALRFYHDSTGYILMQQANSVAISEKRSGSWSDFMGSYTPQQVEGEVVSLYIRHPKESPASYQYLILPAVSAERTASFSTDNIHLLCNDEAMQAVEIGHRFYITAYQKGKIRLADNLLLEIQTPGIYMLSTENGTIRVVASDPTHTQSSLSLKINNYDLKIMQPSDQAPGQSISVTPVISAPSVKSISVDGKKDDWAQIPVAVSGLTAPWDGAVKDRTTFSVCHDRKNLYFIYEVSDSTIIYNNEKTEASVGSSDRIEFFFSKDPAMKDYYCAEIDPHGKVMDYHAKFYRQFDFSWNFKGLKLGTHVGTDSYIVEGSIPLKSLEEMGVISSEGEIRMGVYRADYYGPKEEQVIWSSWIIPDATQPDFHIPSSLGVLKLR; from the coding sequence ATGAGACTCCTTACAAACACATTCTTGTTAGCCGCATTCTTGTTTTTGCCCGTAAAAGTGTTCTCGCAGACACCGCAGGAAGAACTGGAGAAGATACGGCAGAATTATACGCAATCATTGATTGACTCCAATAATGAATCGGATTTGCTGAACCGCATACTTGCCAGTATTCCGCCGGAGACGGAAATGTCCGATCAGGTAGTCGTGGAGCTGCATCAGCGTTATCCTTTTAACCTGGATAACATCAAGAAGTATATGGACAGCATTCGTGAAGACGGTTCCTGGGCGGATATCAACTATAACGATACCAAACGTTCGGGCTGGGATGCCAAGAAACATGCAGACCGCGTGTTGGAGTTGGCTAAACTCTATCATGCCGAAGGACCTTCCTGCACTTGGTCGCCCCGCTTCTCGACGGTGATCCACCAGGCACTCGATTATTGGTTCCGTACGAAGCCGGTTTGTAAAAACTGGTGGTATAACGAGATTGGCATCCCGAAGACATTCGGACCTGCTTTTCTTTTGCTTCGCACGCAGATGCGTCCCGATGAATTGAAAGAAGCTGTGAAGGTAATGGATAATGCCCGCTTCGGCATGACCGGACAGAACAAAGTCTGGCTGGCTGGTAACGTGCTGATGAAAGGTTTGTTACTGGATGATTACGAACTGGTAAAGGCGGCGCGCGATACGATCGTCTCTGAGATAACGACCGAACGTGAGGAGGGTATTAAGAGCGACTGGAGTTTTCATCAGCACGGACCGCAGCAGCAGTTCGGTAATTACGGGTTGGCTTATTTGGGGGAAATGAGCTTCTATTCGGGGCTGTTTGCCGGAACGTCATTTGCCTTGAATGCCGAACAGCAATCTATATTGAATAATTTACTGACGGAAGGTTATCGCTGGATTATCTGGCGGGGATATATGGATGTGAATGCACTTGACCGTCAGTTATTTCATAATGCACCCATCCATAAAGCGCTTGCCATCGGGAATGCCGCCAATTCGCTGAAGAAAGGCAGTGCACCGGCTGATGTCAGCAAGCTGGATGCTTTCCTGAATGATAACTTCCCGCCCCAATCCTCGGAAGAGGCTTCATTCACCGGACAAAAACATTTTTGGGATTCGGATCAGACCGTCCATCGGGCACCGAAGTGGATGGCTTCCGTCAAGATGGCTTCCGAACGCGTGATCGGCACCGAGCTGGTGAACGAGGATAACCTGAAAGGTTTCTATATGGGCGACGGTGCCACGTATATTTACCGTCATGGGGATGAATATCTGAATGTCTTTCCTTTTTGGGACTGGCGCAAAATACCGGGAATCACCTCTTATGAAACGGATGCTCCGGTTCCTTCGCCGCGCAAATACGGAGCGCATACCCGCAATGAGAGTGCGTTTGTCGGCGGCGTAACGGATGGAGGTACAGGCATGACCGCCATGGTTGTCAATCGCGACGGTGTACACGCCCGTAAAGCGTGGGTGATGACGGACGATTATGTTTTGTGCCTGGGTGCCGGTATAAAGACAGACAGCACTTTGAGTCTGACAACTTCGGTCGACCAACGGAAGAAGCGAGGAGAGTTGTCCTATTTTCAGAATAACCGCTGGCATACGGTGAACGGCACTTTTAAGTCAAACGGTAAGGCTTTACGTTTTTATCATGACAGTACAGGATACATCCTGATGCAACAGGCGAATAGTGTAGCCATCTCCGAAAAGCGTTCCGGCAGCTGGTCCGATTTTATGGGATCCTATACGCCGCAGCAGGTAGAAGGGGAGGTTGTTTCTTTGTATATACGTCATCCGAAAGAATCGCCGGCTTCTTATCAATACCTGATATTACCTGCCGTTTCGGCTGAGCGGACTGCCTCTTTCTCGACCGACAATATCCATTTGCTTTGTAACGATGAGGCCATGCAGGCGGTGGAGATCGGTCATCGTTTTTATATTACTGCCTATCAGAAGGGGAAGATCCGCCTGGCGGATAATCTGCTGCTGGAGATACAGACACCGGGTATTTATATGCTTTCAACAGAAAACGGAACGATCCGTGTCGTAGCTAGTGATCCGACACATACGCAGTCTTCTTTATCGCTGAAGATCAACAACTATGATTTGAAGATCATGCAGCCGTCCGATCAGGCTCCGGGACAGAGCATATCGGTTACCCCTGTTATCAGTGCCCCGTCGGTAAAATCGATTTCGGTAGACGGGAAGAAAGACGACTGGGCGCAGATACCTGTTGCCGTATCCGGTTTGACCGCTCCGTGGGACGGGGCTGTGAAAGACCGGACGACATTCTCCGTCTGCCATGACCGGAAGAATTTGTATTTCATCTACGAGGTGTCCGATTCTACGATCATATATAATAATGAAAAGACCGAAGCCTCGGTTGGCAGTAGCGACCGCATCGAGTTCTTCTTCAGCAAAGACCCTGCCATGAAGGATTACTATTGTGCCGAGATCGACCCGCACGGCAAGGTGATGGACTATCATGCGAAGTTCTACCGTCAGTTTGATTTCAGCTGGAACTTTAAAGGATTGAAGCTGGGAACCCATGTCGGTACGGATTCTTATATCGTGGAAGGTTCCATCCCTTTGAAAAGCCTGGAAGAAATGGGAGTGATCTCTTCGGAAGGAGAAATACGCATGGGCGTGTACCGTGCCGATTATTACGGACCGAAAGAGGAACAAGTGATCTGGTCGTCCTGGATCATTCCCGATGCCACCCAGCCGGATTTCCATATTCCTTCTTCTTTGGGGGTGCTGAAATTAAGGTGA
- a CDS encoding dihydroorotase, with protein MNKTLIKNAHIVNEGRMFRGAVLIDGDKIAEVYEGSVPETVSAVQVIDAGGKLLLPGAIDDQVHFREPGLTHKGDIASESRAAVAGGITSFMDMPNTKPQTTTIADLEWKLQRGAETSVANYSFFFGGTNDNMDEIRKLDRSRVPGLKLFLGSSTGNMLVDKKESLERIFGEADMLIAIHAEKEEVIKRNIAYYTEKYGEDLDISFHSKIRSEEACYASSAEAVELATRLNSRLHILHLSTAKELTLLSNAVPLGEKKITGEVCVHHLWFHDGDYARYGNRIKWNPSIKTLADRTALRNAVNDNTIDIVATDHAPHLPAEKEGSCLKAASGGPLVQHSLAGMLEMVVEGCFTYEKVVEKMAHMPAELFHIDRRGYIRPGYYADLVLVDPEKCWTVAPENILYKCGWSPFEGTTFHHSVTHTFVNGQLVYDNGVINDDVRGMEVRYI; from the coding sequence ATGAATAAGACGCTGATAAAAAACGCTCATATAGTGAATGAAGGACGCATGTTTAGAGGTGCTGTCCTGATCGATGGAGATAAAATAGCTGAGGTATATGAAGGAAGCGTGCCCGAGACAGTTTCTGCTGTGCAGGTGATCGATGCCGGAGGGAAACTCCTGTTGCCGGGAGCGATCGACGACCAGGTGCATTTCCGCGAACCGGGTCTGACGCATAAAGGAGACATTGCCAGTGAAAGCCGTGCTGCCGTGGCTGGCGGTATAACCAGTTTTATGGATATGCCGAACACCAAGCCGCAGACTACTACGATTGCCGATCTGGAATGGAAACTTCAGCGCGGTGCGGAAACTTCCGTAGCCAACTATTCTTTCTTCTTCGGGGGAACGAACGATAATATGGATGAGATACGTAAACTGGATCGTAGCCGTGTGCCGGGCCTGAAGCTTTTTCTCGGTTCTTCTACGGGGAATATGCTGGTAGATAAGAAAGAGAGCCTGGAACGTATCTTCGGTGAGGCGGACATGCTGATCGCCATCCATGCGGAAAAGGAAGAAGTCATCAAACGCAATATTGCCTATTATACGGAGAAGTACGGAGAAGATCTCGATATTTCTTTCCATAGCAAGATCAGAAGCGAGGAAGCCTGTTATGCCTCTTCTGCCGAAGCGGTCGAATTGGCAACCCGGTTAAATTCGCGTTTGCATATTCTGCATTTGTCTACGGCGAAGGAGCTGACTTTGTTAAGCAACGCAGTGCCTTTGGGTGAAAAGAAGATTACAGGTGAAGTTTGCGTGCATCATCTTTGGTTTCATGACGGCGATTATGCCCGGTATGGCAATCGGATCAAATGGAATCCTTCTATTAAAACATTGGCGGACCGGACTGCCTTGCGTAATGCCGTCAATGATAATACGATCGATATTGTGGCTACCGACCATGCTCCGCATCTGCCCGCGGAAAAGGAGGGCAGTTGCCTGAAAGCGGCTTCGGGTGGTCCGTTGGTGCAACACTCATTGGCAGGCATGTTGGAGATGGTGGTGGAAGGTTGCTTTACGTATGAGAAAGTAGTGGAAAAGATGGCGCATATGCCGGCTGAGCTGTTCCATATCGACCGTCGCGGTTATATCCGTCCGGGTTATTATGCCGACCTGGTTCTTGTTGATCCGGAAAAATGCTGGACGGTGGCTCCTGAAAATATATTGTACAAATGCGGATGGTCGCCGTTTGAAGGTACGACATTCCATCATAGTGTCACCCATACCTTTGTCAACGGACAGCTGGTGTATGACAATGGCGTTATCAATGACGACGTACGAGGGATGGAAGTTCGGTATATTTAA
- a CDS encoding 7-carboxy-7-deazaguanine synthase QueE, which produces MRKINQIFYSLQGEGYHTGKAAVFIRFSGCNLKCSFCDTEHEEGTPMSDEEILEAISAYPSNMVILTGGEPALWIDDTFIDMLHKAGKYICIETNGTRPLPKGIDWVTCSPKEGAPLKIDHMDEVKVVYLGQDLSSYIQLPAKHHFLQPCSCRNTMEIVNYIQQHPEWRLSLQTHKLIDIA; this is translated from the coding sequence ATGAGAAAGATTAATCAAATTTTTTACAGCCTGCAAGGGGAAGGCTATCACACCGGCAAAGCCGCTGTTTTCATCCGTTTTTCCGGATGCAACCTGAAATGTTCGTTTTGTGATACGGAACATGAAGAAGGAACACCGATGTCGGATGAAGAAATATTGGAGGCAATCTCTGCCTATCCGTCGAACATGGTCATACTGACCGGTGGTGAACCGGCGTTATGGATCGACGATACATTTATCGACATGCTTCACAAAGCGGGTAAATATATATGTATAGAAACAAACGGTACACGTCCGCTGCCTAAAGGAATCGACTGGGTGACCTGTTCTCCGAAAGAGGGAGCACCGCTCAAAATCGATCATATGGATGAAGTCAAGGTAGTTTATCTGGGACAGGACCTGTCCTCTTACATCCAGCTGCCTGCCAAACACCATTTCCTTCAGCCCTGTTCCTGCCGGAATACAATGGAAATAGTGAACTATATCCAGCAACATCCGGAATGGCGGCTCAGTCTGCAGACACATAAGTTGATCGATATTGCATAA
- the queD gene encoding 6-carboxytetrahydropterin synthase QueD, which yields MYTVIKRMEISAAHSLKLSYSSKCENLHGHNWIITVYCRSKELNADGMVIDFSHIKESIKNKLDHQNLNEVLPFNPTAENIARWICDQLPNCYKVEIKESESNTAIYEKD from the coding sequence ATGTATACCGTAATTAAAAGAATGGAGATATCGGCTGCACACAGTCTGAAACTCTCTTATTCCAGCAAATGTGAGAACCTGCACGGTCACAACTGGATCATCACTGTCTACTGTCGCTCGAAAGAATTGAACGCCGATGGCATGGTAATAGACTTTAGCCATATCAAAGAATCGATAAAAAATAAGCTGGACCATCAGAATCTGAATGAAGTCCTGCCTTTCAATCCGACGGCCGAGAATATAGCCCGATGGATATGCGACCAGTTACCTAATTGTTATAAAGTAGAAATTAAAGAGTCAGAATCAAACACTGCGATCTATGAGAAAGATTAA
- a CDS encoding carboxypeptidase-like regulatory domain-containing protein, translating into MTAIPLRADDKGDKDKNVLERLIHIPKSKETVYELLGKVSERSGYLFIYDSNIIDNEQVVKIPGGKCSVREAIYRITGDRSLNLRVIGNHILISRPVQEIAVKEELPVLPDTIAYFTLEGILRDKYTNEPIPFATVSVSDDGSIGNVTNQAGEFRLRLPDTLNRSRINFSHVGYQPYQIESSLLAERYSMLTLEPKVIPIQEVVVRIVNPLRLLREMEEKKSINYSQEPVYQTAFYREGIERKNKFVSLTEAIFKIYKGSYTQRTTTDQVKLLKMRRISNNQERDTIIAKMKSGINASMQLDIIKDAPDFLIPESDVNYPYVYAHSDITVIDNRMANVISFEQREFITSPLLKGNLYIDSENSALLRAEFEIHPKYVKNAANMLVEKKSRNLKIIPQKVVYTVSYKPWNGIYYISHVRGDLHFKVKKRKQLFGSSPLHVWFEMVVCKTDTDGVSRFGRKETLSTRTVFSETKFNYDEGFWGNFNVIPPEEKLNEAIGKISSKIEETGY; encoded by the coding sequence ATGACGGCTATCCCTTTGCGGGCAGACGACAAGGGCGACAAAGATAAAAATGTACTCGAACGTCTTATCCATATCCCTAAAAGTAAGGAAACGGTTTACGAATTATTGGGAAAAGTATCCGAACGCTCCGGCTACCTGTTTATCTACGACAGTAACATCATCGACAATGAGCAAGTCGTAAAAATACCGGGAGGCAAGTGTTCCGTCAGGGAAGCGATCTATCGGATCACCGGTGACCGGAGTTTGAACCTCCGCGTGATCGGCAACCATATACTTATCTCCCGCCCAGTACAGGAAATAGCAGTCAAAGAAGAACTCCCGGTTCTTCCGGATACCATCGCTTATTTCACTCTGGAAGGCATCCTCCGGGATAAATATACGAATGAACCGATCCCGTTCGCCACCGTCAGTGTGAGCGACGACGGTTCCATCGGAAACGTCACGAACCAGGCCGGAGAATTCAGATTACGACTGCCGGATACGTTGAATCGATCGCGGATCAACTTTTCGCACGTCGGCTACCAACCCTACCAAATAGAAAGTTCCCTGCTGGCAGAGCGCTACAGTATGCTGACCCTGGAACCGAAAGTTATCCCTATACAGGAAGTGGTTGTCCGTATCGTGAATCCCCTGCGTTTGCTGCGGGAGATGGAAGAAAAGAAAAGCATCAACTATTCCCAGGAACCAGTTTATCAAACCGCTTTCTACCGGGAAGGGATCGAACGGAAAAACAAATTCGTCAGTCTGACGGAAGCCATCTTCAAAATATACAAAGGTTCTTATACCCAACGTACAACAACCGATCAGGTGAAACTGCTGAAGATGCGCCGGATCAGTAATAACCAGGAGCGGGATACGATCATTGCCAAAATGAAATCGGGGATCAATGCCAGCATGCAGCTGGATATCATCAAAGATGCCCCGGACTTCCTGATCCCGGAAAGCGATGTGAATTATCCGTATGTATATGCCCACTCCGATATAACAGTAATAGACAACCGGATGGCAAACGTAATCTCTTTCGAACAACGTGAGTTCATCACAAGTCCGCTTTTAAAAGGCAACCTGTATATCGATTCGGAAAACAGTGCACTGTTGCGGGCTGAGTTTGAAATACATCCTAAATATGTAAAGAATGCCGCCAATATGCTGGTGGAGAAGAAAAGCCGTAACCTGAAGATAATCCCTCAGAAGGTAGTCTATACGGTTTCTTATAAACCCTGGAACGGCATCTATTATATCAGCCATGTAAGAGGAGACCTTCATTTCAAAGTAAAAAAGAGAAAACAGCTGTTCGGCAGTTCTCCCCTTCATGTATGGTTCGAAATGGTCGTATGCAAAACGGATACGGATGGTGTCAGCCGCTTTGGCAGAAAAGAGACATTGTCTACCCGGACTGTATTCTCTGAAACAAAATTTAATTATGATGAAGGCTTCTGGGGTAACTTCAATGTGATCCCACCGGAAGAGAAACTGAACGAAGCAATAGGAAAAATATCGTCAAAAATAGAAGAAACCGGCTACTAA